From Leptotrichia wadei, one genomic window encodes:
- the argH gene encoding argininosuccinate lyase → MKKMWEGRFHKETNKLLEKFNASITFDKRMYEEDITGSIAHSRMLAKQGIIAEGEQKEIENGLLQIKEEIKNGKFEFKIEDEDIHMSIEKRLTQIIGAVAGKLHTARSRNDQVALDVRMYVRKEAREISKLLVKMENVLLELAEKYKNVIIPGYTHLQRAQPILFSHHLMAYFQMFKRDISRIEDFLERSDEMPLGAGALAGTTFDLDRHFVAKELGFSKPTENSLDSVSDRDFIIELAMIISVISMHLSRFSEEIIIWCTSEFSFINLDDAFATGSSIMPQKKNPDIAELVRGKTGRIYGNLMGILTTMKALPLAYNKDMQEDKEGIFDSIDNIKLSIEIFYLMLNTVTVNDEKIYTSIKSGFLNATDVADYLAKHDVPFRQAHKIVGEIVSYCEDKKIAIDDMKLEEFYKFSDVFKDDILSEITIENCVNKRNSFGGTSIKNVEMQIENGKKFLQAL, encoded by the coding sequence ATGAAAAAAATGTGGGAAGGACGGTTTCATAAGGAAACTAATAAATTATTAGAAAAATTTAATGCATCTATTACTTTTGACAAAAGAATGTATGAAGAAGATATTACTGGGAGCATTGCACATAGCAGAATGCTTGCTAAGCAAGGGATTATTGCAGAAGGTGAGCAAAAAGAAATTGAAAATGGGCTGCTTCAGATAAAAGAAGAAATTAAAAATGGAAAATTTGAATTTAAGATTGAAGATGAAGATATTCACATGTCAATTGAAAAGAGATTGACTCAAATTATTGGGGCTGTGGCTGGAAAACTGCATACTGCCAGAAGCCGTAATGACCAAGTGGCTCTTGATGTACGTATGTATGTGCGAAAAGAAGCACGAGAAATTTCAAAATTGCTTGTGAAAATGGAAAATGTACTATTAGAACTTGCTGAAAAATATAAAAATGTTATTATTCCAGGATATACGCATTTACAAAGGGCTCAGCCTATTTTGTTCTCTCATCACTTGATGGCTTATTTTCAAATGTTTAAAAGGGATATTTCACGAATTGAAGACTTTTTAGAAAGAAGTGATGAAATGCCACTTGGAGCAGGAGCTCTGGCTGGAACTACTTTTGACTTAGACAGACATTTTGTTGCAAAGGAGCTTGGATTTTCAAAGCCAACTGAAAATAGCTTAGATTCTGTAAGCGACAGAGATTTTATAATTGAACTTGCGATGATTATTTCTGTGATTTCAATGCATTTATCAAGATTTTCAGAAGAAATTATTATTTGGTGCACTTCTGAATTTTCATTTATAAATCTTGATGATGCCTTTGCAACTGGATCTTCGATTATGCCACAAAAAAAGAATCCTGACATTGCTGAACTTGTAAGAGGAAAAACAGGCAGAATTTATGGAAATCTTATGGGAATTTTAACTACAATGAAGGCACTTCCGCTAGCCTACAATAAAGATATGCAAGAAGACAAGGAAGGAATTTTTGATTCTATTGACAATATTAAATTATCAATTGAAATTTTTTACTTAATGCTTAACACTGTTACTGTAAATGACGAGAAGATTTACACTTCTATAAAATCTGGTTTTCTAAATGCAACAGATGTAGCCGATTATTTGGCAAAACACGATGTTCCATTTAGACAGGCTCATAAAATTGTTGGAGAAATTGTATCCTACTGTGAAGATAAGAAAATTGCAATTGATGATATGAAACTTGAAGAATTTTATAAATTTTCAGATGTCTTCAAAGATGACATCCTTTCTGAAATCACAATCGAAAATTGTGTAAACAAAAGAAATTCTTTCGGTGGAACTTCAATAAAAAATGTTGAAATGCAAATTGAAAATGGGAAAAAATTTCTACAAGCTCTTTAA
- the carB gene encoding carbamoyl-phosphate synthase large subunit: MPKRKDIETILVIGSGPIIIGQAAEFDYAGTQACLSLREEGYKVILVNSNPATIMTDKEIADKVYIEPLTVEFVSKIIRKERPDALLPTLGGQVGLNLAVELHESGVLRECGVELLGTKLESIKQAEDRELFRDLMNELGEPVPESDIIHNLEEARRFVEKIGYPVIVRPAFTMGGTGGGICHNDEELEDIVTNGLRYSPVTQCLLEKSIAGYKEIEYEVMRDSNDTAIVVCNMENIDPVGIHTGDSIVVAPSQTLTDREYHMLRDVSLKIIRALKIEGGCNVQLALDPHSFNYYIIEVNPRVSRSSALASKATGYPIAKIAAKIAVGLTLDEIINPVTKNSYACFEPALDYVVSKIPRFPFDKFEKADRHLGTQMKATGEVMAIGRTYEESLLKAIRSLEYGVHHLGLPNGDEFNLEYILKRIHKAGDERLFFIGEALRRGVTPQQIHEMTKIDMFFLDKMKNIIDIEVELKANVNNPDVLLFAKRYGFSDKVIAHRWNTTEDEVYKLREKYNIKPVFKMVDTCAAEFKSETPYFYSTYEQENESVIGDKKKIVVLGSGPIRIGQGVEFDYATVHAVKAIKESGYEAIIINNNPETVSTDFSISDKLYFEPLTEEDVMAIIELEHPEGVVVQFGGQTAINLAEKLTKHGVKILGTSLEEIDNAENRDKFEALLHKLNIPQPLGKTAFDTETAVKNAAEIGYPVLVRPSYVLGGRAMEIVYREEELRQYMENAVKVSPDHPVLTDRYLVGKEIEVDAICDGETVVIPGIMEHIERAGVHSGDSIAVYPPQNVSEAHKRTLIDYTVRLAKGLNIIGLLNIQYVISDGEVYVLEVNPRSSRTVPFLSKITGVPMANLAMKGILGESLKSKGYETGLIEESKNVYTKVPVFSFQKLKDVDTTLGPEMKSTGEVMGSDENLEKSLYKGLVSAGIKVKDQGSVLFTISGTAKEEAYGLAKRFSDLGYHIMATKGTAKYFEDKGLHVETVGKIDEEGKYEHDVLGLIYKGLVDMVINTAAKKKTARNDGFKIRRAASEQEIACLTSLDTTDALLKVLESISFNVSSI, encoded by the coding sequence ATGCCTAAACGAAAAGATATAGAGACGATTTTAGTAATAGGATCAGGTCCAATAATTATAGGACAGGCTGCTGAATTTGACTATGCGGGGACACAGGCTTGTCTTTCATTGCGTGAAGAAGGATATAAGGTTATCCTTGTAAATTCCAATCCTGCAACTATTATGACAGATAAGGAAATTGCAGATAAAGTTTATATTGAGCCATTGACTGTTGAATTTGTATCAAAAATTATAAGAAAAGAGCGTCCAGATGCGTTGCTTCCGACTCTTGGAGGGCAAGTTGGGCTGAATTTGGCTGTGGAATTGCATGAATCTGGTGTTTTAAGAGAATGTGGAGTGGAACTTCTGGGAACTAAGCTTGAATCTATAAAGCAAGCTGAAGACAGGGAATTATTTAGAGATTTGATGAATGAGCTGGGAGAACCTGTGCCTGAATCGGATATTATTCATAATTTGGAAGAAGCACGTAGATTTGTGGAAAAAATTGGGTATCCAGTGATTGTAAGACCTGCATTTACGATGGGTGGAACTGGTGGTGGAATTTGCCATAATGATGAAGAATTAGAAGATATTGTTACAAATGGACTTAGATATTCGCCAGTAACTCAATGTTTATTGGAAAAATCAATTGCAGGGTATAAGGAAATTGAATATGAAGTAATGCGTGACAGCAATGATACGGCAATTGTTGTCTGCAACATGGAAAATATTGACCCAGTTGGAATCCATACTGGAGATTCGATTGTAGTTGCGCCATCGCAAACATTGACAGATAGGGAATATCACATGTTAAGGGATGTTTCACTAAAAATAATAAGAGCATTGAAAATTGAAGGTGGATGTAACGTTCAATTGGCATTAGATCCGCATTCATTTAATTATTATATTATTGAAGTAAATCCGAGAGTATCACGTTCATCGGCACTTGCTTCAAAGGCGACAGGTTATCCAATTGCAAAAATCGCTGCAAAAATTGCGGTTGGACTTACGCTTGACGAAATTATAAATCCTGTTACGAAAAATTCTTATGCCTGCTTTGAGCCTGCACTTGATTATGTTGTAAGTAAAATACCAAGATTCCCATTTGATAAATTTGAAAAGGCGGATAGACATTTGGGAACACAGATGAAGGCTACTGGGGAAGTAATGGCTATTGGTAGAACCTATGAGGAAAGTTTGTTAAAGGCTATTCGTTCACTTGAATACGGAGTTCATCATTTAGGGCTTCCAAATGGGGATGAATTTAATTTGGAATATATTTTAAAGAGAATCCATAAGGCTGGAGATGAAAGACTGTTCTTTATTGGAGAAGCGTTAAGACGTGGAGTTACTCCGCAGCAGATACATGAAATGACAAAAATTGATATGTTTTTCCTTGATAAAATGAAAAATATTATTGATATTGAAGTGGAATTAAAGGCAAATGTAAATAATCCAGATGTACTTCTTTTTGCTAAGAGATATGGATTTTCAGATAAAGTTATTGCACATCGTTGGAATACGACAGAAGATGAAGTTTATAAACTTCGTGAAAAATACAATATTAAGCCTGTGTTTAAGATGGTTGATACCTGTGCAGCTGAATTTAAGTCGGAAACGCCTTATTTCTACTCGACTTATGAGCAGGAAAATGAAAGTGTTATAGGAGATAAGAAAAAAATTGTTGTGCTTGGTTCAGGGCCTATTAGAATTGGGCAAGGGGTTGAATTTGACTATGCGACAGTTCATGCGGTAAAGGCTATAAAAGAGTCTGGTTACGAGGCAATTATTATAAATAACAATCCAGAAACTGTTTCTACAGATTTTTCAATTTCAGATAAACTTTACTTTGAGCCGCTTACAGAAGAAGATGTTATGGCGATAATTGAACTTGAACATCCAGAAGGAGTTGTCGTTCAATTTGGTGGACAAACTGCAATTAATTTGGCTGAAAAATTGACAAAACACGGCGTAAAAATATTGGGAACATCACTTGAGGAAATTGATAATGCTGAAAACCGTGATAAATTTGAAGCATTATTACATAAGTTAAATATTCCTCAGCCATTAGGAAAAACTGCGTTTGATACAGAAACAGCTGTAAAAAATGCGGCAGAAATTGGTTATCCAGTTTTAGTCCGTCCATCTTATGTATTAGGTGGAAGAGCAATGGAAATCGTATATCGTGAAGAAGAACTTAGACAATATATGGAAAATGCAGTAAAAGTATCACCTGATCATCCAGTATTGACTGACAGATATTTAGTCGGAAAGGAAATCGAAGTAGATGCGATTTGCGATGGGGAAACAGTTGTAATTCCAGGGATTATGGAGCATATTGAAAGAGCAGGAGTCCATTCTGGAGATTCAATTGCCGTTTATCCTCCGCAAAATGTTTCTGAAGCACATAAGCGTACATTAATTGACTACACAGTTAGACTTGCAAAAGGGCTTAATATTATTGGTCTTTTAAATATTCAATATGTAATTAGCGATGGAGAAGTTTATGTACTGGAAGTAAATCCTAGAAGTTCGAGAACAGTTCCATTCTTGAGTAAAATCACAGGAGTTCCAATGGCAAATCTTGCAATGAAGGGAATTCTTGGAGAATCATTGAAGAGCAAAGGATATGAAACTGGATTAATTGAAGAAAGTAAAAATGTATATACAAAAGTTCCTGTATTCAGTTTCCAAAAATTAAAAGATGTTGATACAACATTAGGGCCTGAAATGAAATCGACTGGAGAAGTTATGGGAAGTGATGAAAATCTTGAAAAATCACTTTACAAAGGACTTGTTTCAGCTGGAATAAAAGTTAAGGATCAAGGAAGCGTCTTATTTACAATTAGTGGAACTGCCAAAGAGGAGGCTTATGGATTGGCCAAGAGATTTTCTGATTTAGGATATCATATAATGGCTACTAAAGGAACTGCTAAATATTTTGAAGATAAAGGTCTGCATGTGGAAACTGTTGGAAAAATTGATGAAGAAGGAAAATATGAGCATGATGTGCTAGGACTGATTTATAAAGGACTTGTTGATATGGTAATAAATACAGCGGCTAAAAAGAAAACCGCCAGAAATGACGGATTTAAAATTAGACGTGCTGCAAGTGAGCAGGAAATTGCCTGTCTTACTTCACTTGATACAACAGATGCCTTATTAAAAGTTTTGGAATCTATTTCATTTAACGTAAGTTCAATATAG
- a CDS encoding AAA family ATPase translates to MRSNKKVKLPVGISDFKDVIENNYYYFDKTKFIENILEDGSKVKLFTRPRRFGKTLNISMLKYFFNVKNKDENKKLFENLEISKSEYFEKQGNYPVISISFRNYGEENWDDGLKTIKGILKRVYAEYKFLTEKMDDIEIEEFNSVRRGLDSVEWEASLINLSKYLYEYYGKKVVVLIDEYDQPIIDSYVKGYYDKAISFFKSFYGLVLKDNEYLEMGVMTGILRVAKENIFSGLNNLEVHTILDSEFTEYFGVMENEVENSLKDFELEYELDDVQKWYNGYLFGNRKVYNPWSIINFLKRGKLKPYWVNTSGNGLIKLYLQKLKNEIFEDFSKLLNKESIFKRINDNMTFGNLEANFEKNIWNLFFHSGYLTLAEEYEENKEETYLKIPNEEILKMFSEMFIEIYFENYENFWSLTNALKKGDIDKFKLELNKVLIENAGVFDVNGNYKEQFYHGLMLGLVLMLKNEYEIVSNGFAGKGRYDLLLKPKNILKGKEGIIIELKALNMAKKLDKDKIKAKLENECEIALNQIDEKEYGSILKNAGIERMLKIGIAFLGKEFEIKFRRE, encoded by the coding sequence ATGAGAAGTAATAAGAAAGTAAAATTACCAGTTGGAATATCTGATTTCAAGGATGTCATTGAAAATAATTACTATTATTTTGATAAGACAAAATTTATAGAAAATATTTTGGAAGATGGTTCTAAAGTTAAATTATTTACTCGTCCAAGAAGATTTGGGAAGACATTGAATATTTCGATGTTAAAATATTTTTTTAATGTTAAAAATAAAGATGAAAATAAAAAGCTATTTGAAAATTTAGAAATTTCTAAAAGTGAATATTTTGAAAAACAAGGGAATTATCCAGTAATTTCTATTTCATTTAGAAATTATGGTGAAGAAAATTGGGATGATGGGCTTAAAACTATTAAGGGAATATTAAAAAGAGTATATGCTGAATATAAATTTTTGACTGAAAAAATGGATGATATTGAAATAGAAGAATTTAATTCTGTGCGAAGGGGATTAGATTCAGTAGAATGGGAGGCATCGCTTATCAATTTGTCAAAATATTTATATGAATATTATGGGAAAAAAGTTGTAGTGCTAATAGATGAATATGATCAGCCAATAATAGATTCTTATGTAAAAGGTTATTATGACAAAGCTATCAGTTTTTTTAAAAGTTTTTATGGATTAGTTTTAAAAGATAATGAATACTTAGAGATGGGAGTTATGACGGGGATATTAAGAGTTGCAAAAGAGAATATTTTTTCAGGATTGAATAATTTAGAAGTTCACACAATTTTGGATAGTGAATTTACAGAATATTTTGGAGTTATGGAAAATGAAGTGGAGAATTCTCTTAAAGATTTTGAGCTGGAATATGAATTGGATGATGTTCAAAAGTGGTATAATGGTTATTTATTTGGCAACAGAAAAGTTTATAATCCTTGGTCGATTATTAATTTTTTAAAAAGAGGAAAATTGAAGCCCTATTGGGTGAATACAAGTGGAAATGGACTTATAAAGTTGTATTTACAAAAATTAAAAAATGAAATTTTTGAAGATTTTTCAAAACTTTTAAATAAGGAAAGTATTTTCAAACGAATTAATGATAATATGACTTTTGGAAATTTGGAAGCTAATTTTGAAAAGAATATTTGGAATTTGTTTTTTCATAGTGGATATTTAACTTTGGCAGAAGAATACGAGGAAAATAAAGAAGAAACATATTTGAAAATTCCAAATGAAGAAATCTTAAAAATGTTCTCTGAAATGTTTATTGAAATATATTTTGAAAATTATGAAAATTTTTGGTCTTTGACTAATGCATTAAAAAAAGGAGATATTGATAAATTTAAATTAGAGTTGAATAAAGTTTTGATAGAAAATGCTGGAGTTTTTGATGTTAATGGAAATTATAAAGAGCAATTTTATCACGGACTTATGCTTGGATTAGTTTTAATGTTGAAAAATGAGTATGAAATCGTATCGAATGGTTTTGCTGGAAAAGGACGATATGATTTGCTTTTGAAGCCTAAAAATATTTTGAAAGGAAAAGAAGGAATTATTATCGAATTAAAAGCTTTAAATATGGCAAAAAAATTAGACAAAGATAAAATTAAAGCAAAACTTGAAAATGAATGTGAAATTGCATTGAATCAAATTGATGAGAAAGAATATGGCTCTATTTTGAAAAATGCTGGGATCGAGAGAATGTTGAAAATTGGGATTGCATTTTTAGGAAAAGAATTTGAGATAAAATTTAGAAGAGAATGA
- a CDS encoding GNAT family N-acetyltransferase, translated as MKEIRSAQEKDIPKIENLLEQILLVHHKDRPDIFKATGKKYNAQELTQMLNDPSRPIFVATDENDNVIGYVFCIFKQKINHSVLTNVKTLFIDDLCVDKSARGQNIGKKLYDFALNFAKKEGCYNLTLDAWADNTGAVRFYERLGMKIQKYVFEEIL; from the coding sequence ATGAAAGAAATTAGATCAGCACAAGAAAAAGATATTCCTAAAATTGAAAACCTGCTAGAACAAATTTTATTAGTTCATCACAAAGACCGTCCAGATATTTTCAAGGCAACTGGCAAAAAATATAATGCTCAGGAACTTACACAAATGTTAAATGATCCTAGCAGACCGATATTTGTAGCAACAGATGAAAATGATAATGTAATCGGCTATGTTTTCTGTATTTTTAAACAGAAAATAAATCATAGTGTATTAACTAATGTAAAAACATTATTTATAGATGACCTTTGTGTTGATAAAAGTGCACGTGGTCAAAATATCGGGAAAAAACTTTATGATTTTGCATTGAACTTTGCAAAAAAGGAAGGATGTTATAATTTAACATTGGATGCTTGGGCTGATAATACTGGGGCTGTTCGATTTTATGAAAGATTGGGAATGAAAATTCAGAAATATGTTTTTGAAGAGATTTTATAA